A region of Candidatus Leptovillus gracilis DNA encodes the following proteins:
- a CDS encoding type III pantothenate kinase, giving the protein MLLAIDIGNTNITLGMWNGRAWSQQWRLRTAAEITLDELGLTLKSLLREFQLEGQVERVVLCSVVPWLTATFLAVCEHYLGVEALNLTYQLDAGIRMGHDNPAEVGADRIANMVAAYHLFPGPAIVVDMGTATKFEVMTADGLFMGGVIAPGLRLAADALASRAAQLRSVPLEAPPHLIGRNTIHAIQSGLILGYAAMIDTMVARLRQQHPDNGRVPITVIGTGGNISLVANHLSVLDAVDPWLTLTGLRLVSDRLTKETL; this is encoded by the coding sequence ATGTTACTGGCAATTGATATTGGCAATACAAATATTACCCTGGGGATGTGGAACGGCCGTGCCTGGAGCCAACAATGGCGCTTACGCACCGCCGCTGAAATCACCCTGGACGAACTGGGCCTGACCCTTAAATCGCTGCTGCGCGAGTTTCAGCTAGAGGGGCAGGTGGAGCGCGTGGTTTTATGCAGCGTGGTCCCCTGGCTGACAGCCACCTTTCTGGCCGTATGCGAACATTACCTGGGGGTAGAGGCGCTGAACCTGACTTACCAGTTAGACGCCGGCATTCGCATGGGCCACGACAACCCGGCCGAAGTGGGCGCGGACCGCATCGCCAATATGGTTGCCGCTTACCACCTGTTCCCCGGACCGGCCATTGTGGTGGATATGGGCACGGCGACCAAGTTTGAAGTGATGACGGCCGACGGTCTGTTCATGGGCGGCGTCATTGCCCCCGGCCTGCGGTTGGCCGCCGACGCTTTAGCCAGCCGGGCAGCCCAATTGCGCAGTGTGCCGCTGGAAGCGCCACCCCACCTGATTGGCCGCAATACCATCCATGCCATACAATCCGGTCTCATCCTCGGCTATGCGGCGATGATAGACACGATGGTCGCCCGACTGCGGCAGCAGCACCCGGATAACGGCCGTGTTCCCATCACGGTCATCGGCACGGGCGGCAACATCAGCCTGGTGGCTAACCATTTGTCGGTGCTGGATGCGGTGGACCCCTGGCTGACGCTGACCGGCCTGCGGCTGGTGAGCGACCGGCTGACAAAGGAGACTTTATGA